The DNA region TTGAGCCGCGTCACGTAGTCGGCGGGGGCAATCTTCTCCGTGTTGATGGAGTAGCCACCGTCCTTGTCGAGCTGGACCACCAACTGCTGGTCGTTCGGGTCGGGAGGCGTCGGCTCCTGGTCGACCTCGGTGTCCGGCACGCGCACCACGATGTCCTTCTCGAGGAGCGGCGTGACGACCATGAAGATGATGAGGAGCACCAGCACCACGTCAACCAGCGGCGTGACGTTGATCTCCGAGTTCGGCTGCGCCTGGGGCTTGACCCACTGTCGTTGCTTGCGGCCGGCCATTACTTCTTCTCCTCGACGCCCAGGGAGATCTGCTTGGCCTTGGACTTGCGGGCCACGTCCAGCACCTTGCGCACGTCACCAACGCTGAGCGCGTTATCACCCTTGAGCAGGATCTTCTTGCCTGGATCCTTCTCGATTTCCGCGGTGAGCTTCTCCTGGAGCCCTTTCTCATCCACCTGGTCGTTCTCCACGAACACCTTCTTGTCCGGGGTGATGGAGAGGATGAGCGGGTCGGCTTCCTTCCCTTTTCCTTCCTTCTCGATCTCGGTGGCCTTCGGGAGCTCCACGGACTTGCCACGCTGGAGCATCGGGGTGACGACCATGAAGATGATGAGGAGTACCAGCACCACGTCGACCAGCGGCGTGACGTTGATGTCGCTCTTGACGCTCCCCTTGGGGCCTGCTGACATTCCCATGTCTTTACCTGTTTCCTGGTAAGGAGGTGCCCGCCTTCACGGTGGGCCTCCAGCGCCCCGAAGAAGAGCTGGAGACAGGGTCACCGTGAAGGGCATCGGGTCGTCCCCGACTCGCCCGGGACGGCTCAGGCGGCGTTCGAGGACTGCGCGCCACCACCCAGGTGGCGGGCAACCACGTCCAGGAACTCGTTGGACGACTCGGAGATGTCCACCGAGCGCGCGTCCACCCAGCCCTGCAGGAAGTTGTACGCCATCACCGCGGGGATGGCCACGAGCAGACCGAAGGCCGTGGTGATGAGCGCCTCGGCGATACCGGCGGAGATCGTGCCGAGACCACCGGAGCCCGCCTGCGCCATCAGCTGGAAGGCGTTGACGATACCCATCGTGGTGCCGAGCAGACCGACGAACGGCGCCGTGGAGCCGACCGTGGCCAGCAGGCCCAGACCGCGCTTCATGCTCTGGACCTCACGCTGCGCCTGACGCTCCAGCGCGCGCGCCACCGACTCCACCGCCACGTCCTTGTTGTTCGGGCTGATCCGGTACGCCGTCAGTCCGGAGTTGATCACCCGGCCCAGGTGGCCCACATCCTTGCCCAGGTTGGTGTTGGCGGCCGTGTTCAGGTCGCCTTTGGCCAGGATGGCACCCATCTTCGCGGCGAAGTTGCGGCTGTCAGACCGCGTCTTGCGGAAGACGATCATGCGCTCCGCCAACACGACCAGCGAGGCGATGGACATGATGCCCAGGGTGAAGATGATCATACGGGCGAAGAGGCCCGTGTGATCCCAGATTTCTGCGAGAGTGAATTGCATGGTTGGGTTGAGCGCTCCTCCTCACGAGCGCGGGGTAGTCAGCAATACGCCTCTAGACGACGCGCCCGGACTCAGCGCGGCAGCTTGAAGTTCAGGGTGAAGGTGTAGTCCACCTGCACAGGACGGCCCTGGAACGTGACCGGCTTGTAGCGCGACGACGCCAGCGCGTCCAGGACGGCCCGGTCCATGTGGGGCAGGGGCTTGATGATCCGGCAGTTCTCCACTCGACCTTCCACGGTGACGATGCACTTCACGATCATCGTTCCCTGGACGCGAGCCTCGAGCGCCTCACGAGAGTACTCGGGCTGAGGACCGGACAACTTCTCCGGCCGCGTCATGCCCGCACCGAACGGAAGCACGTCGGTTCCCGTCCCGCCAAGCTGGCCGCCGACCACGCCGCCAATCACACCACCGACCACGCCACCGACGACGCCGCCGACCACGCCACCTTCCACGCCGCCCTCGACGACTTCTTCGCTCGCCTCTTCTTCAGCGGGAGGCTCTTCGGAGGGCTCCACTTCCTTCGGGACCTCCTTCGGAATCTCCTTCGGCTGGACGATGGCGTCCGGCTTCTTGGGCTTCTTCGGCTGCGTCTTCGGCTTGCTCGAAGAGGCAGGAGGCGGTGGAGGAGGAGGGGGCGGCGGAGGCGGTGCCATGGTCGCCTTCAGCGTGACCTCAATCTCCTTCTCCTCCTCGACGGGCGGTCGCGTCGACAGCCAGATGGAGAGGCCGAACAGCGCCACATGGAGGATAACCGAGACAGTAGCCCCGACGCCGAATCGCGACTTGGGCCCCTGACCACGGTCAAGGACTGAATCGAACATGCACTAGACTCCTCTTCACCAGTGGACACCCATTGGCGACGCTCCGCCCGGATGAAAGGGCGCGCTACCATACAGAAACGCGTTCCAGGTTCAAGCAAGCACGGTCGACGGACGGGGCGTGATCGCGCAATTGCCCCACTGGTTACCAAAAAGCAACGGTCTATTGACAACTGCTCGACCTCGGATATTTTCCCGGGTCATTTTCACTTGCAGCCCACCTTGGAGGGGTCTGGTATGCACTTGAACCGAGTGCTCCGGGAAACCGGAGTTGTTGTCGCCGCAGGTCTGCTGTACGGATCCGCGGCTTTCGCGCAGTCGAGCACGATCATCGGTACGGTGATCGACGCTCAGAGTCGGCAGCCTGCCGCTGACGTCGTTGTGACCGCCACCTCGCCCAACCTTCAGGGTGAGCAGACGGTCGTCACCGACGCGCAGGGTAACTACCGCATCCCCCAGTTGCCCCCCGGCGACTACACCCTGCGGTTCGAGAAGGAGCAGTTCAAGCCGTACGCTCGTTCGGCCATCCAGCTGCGTCTCAACCGCACCATCCGCGTCAACGTGGAGCTGCTCCCCGAGGCGCTCGGTGAGGTGGTTGAGATCGTCGGCGCGCCCCCGACCATCGACGTGGGTTCCACGACGATGGGCGTGAACGTCGATCAGGAGTTCATCAAGCGCATCGCCGTTGCGCGTCCGGGTGGCAAGGGCGGCGCGACCCGCTCCTTCGAGTCCCTGGCCGAGCTCGCGCCTGGCGCCCAGAACGACAACTACGGCGTGTCCATCAACGGCTCGACCTCGCCTGAGAACGGCTACGTGGTGGACGGCCTGTCCACGAACGACCCGGCCTTCGGCGTGAACGCCAGCCCGTTGAGCATCGAGTTCGTGCAGGACGTGAACATCATCACCGGCGGTTACATGCCGGAGTTCGGCCGGTCCACCGGCGGCGTCATCAACGCGGTCACCCGGTCGGGCTCCAACGAGTTCCACGGCTCCGTGTTCGCGAACTGGACGCCGGGCACCCTCGAGGGTACCCGCAAGCAGATTCGTGAAGAGGGCACGGTCATCACCGGCCAGAACCAGCTGCAGAACCTGGGCGACTTCGGCGCCACCCTCGGTGGTCCGATCCTCAAGGACAAGCTGTGGTTCTTCGCCGGCTTCGCGCCGTCGTTCACCCGCTACCAGCACACCCGCACGCTCAATGCGCTGCGCGTCGATGACGAAGGCAACACGATCAAGGACGAGACCGACTTCACGGTCGCGGACGCGATCCCCGGTTCCGCCAGGAAGTACTACGCCGACTCCCGTACCATTCAGTACATGGGTAAGTTGACGTACCTCATCAACCAGGACCACAACGTGTCGTTCGCCCTGAACGGTACGCCGACCTCGACGGGTGGCCTTGGGAAGCTGAGCGTCAATCCCCAGTCGGGAGGCCTGCCGGGCGTGCTGGCTACCCGTCCGGGTGACTTCGGTCTTACGGAGACGAAGGCCAACACGACGTCTCTGGCCCTGAAGTACGCCGGTGCCTTCGCGGACAAGAAGGTCCTCGTTGATGCGAACCTCGGCTGGTTCCACCAGACCGCGTCCACCCTGCCGGGTGACGGCAGCAACCTGGGCGATCGCACGGGCCTGGCTGGCTACTCGCGGATGGTGTACACCACCCCGCGCGCGCTGACCCTGTTCGAAGCCCTGCCCGAAGGGCAGGAGGGTGCCTGCGGCAGCACGCCGGAAGAGCAACTGCTCCGCTGCCCGGTGACGGGCTACGGGGTGGGTGGCCCTGGCTTCATGAGCGACCAGACGCTGGATCGCTACCAGGCCAACGCGAAGGCCACCTACCTGCTGAACGCGCTGGGCACCCACGTGTTCAAGGCAGGCGTGGACGTCGAGTTGCTGTCGTTCGACCAGGTGAAGGCGTACGGCGGCGGCGTGTTCTTCCAGGAGGGTTCGAACTACGGGGTTGCTGGCCAGGGCCCCGCCGTGCACGATGCGCGTCGCTACGGGTATCAGACCGGTCCTGACTCTGCGGTGACGCAGTTCACCCAGGTTGCCAAGACGACCAGCACCACGGTCGGTGGCTTCCTCCAGGACTCCTGGTCCATCGCGAACCGGGTGACTCTGAACCTGGGCGTCCGCTACGACGTGCAGGCGCTCTACGGCGGCAATGGCGACCTCTCGCTGCTGCTCGGCAATCAGTGGTCGCCGCGTATCGGCGCCATCGTCGACCCGTTCGCCAACGGCCGCGCGAAGGTGTTCGTGAACTTCGCTCGTTACTACGAGCAGGTCCCGCTCAACCTGATGGACCGCGCGTTCCCGGGTGAGAACCGCATCTCCGCGCGTCGCTCCCTCGCGGAGCCGGGCCAGGGCACGGCGACCTCGTGCGACCCGTCCAGCTTCGAGAGCCAGCAGGCTACGTGCAACACCGACTCGAACCTGCTTGCCATTCCGGAGAGCAGCCGCAACGTGAACCGCTTCTACACGGGCGGCACGGTTGGCGGGACGCCGGTCGACCCGGACATCAAGGCCCAGTCCTCTGACGAAATCGTGGTCGGCGCCGAGTACGAAGTGCTGGCGAACACCCGCCTGGGTGCGAGCTACACGCACAAGGACATGAACTCGGTCATCGAGGACATGAGCCGCGACGACGGCAACACGTACTTCCTCGGTAACCCCGGCAGCGGCTTCGCCGGTGAGTTCCCGACGCCGGTTCGTAACTACGACAACGTCACCGTCTACCTGAACCGTACGTTCGCCGACGGCTGGCTCGCCCAGGCCAACTACACCTGGTCGCGCCTGTACGGTAACTATCCTGGTCTGTTCCGTCCTGAGACGGGCCAGCTCGACCCGAACATCCTCTCGGACTTCGACCTCATCGAGCTCCTGGAGAACCGCACGGGTCTGCTGCCGTTCGACCGCACGCACCAGATCAAGGTCTTCGGTGCGAAGGAGTTCAACATCTCGAACGCCCTGTCGGCGAGCGTGGGTGTCTCCTACCGCGGTAGCTCTGGTACGCCGATCAACTACTGGGGTAGCCACTGGGCCTACCTCCAGGACGAGTCCTTCGTCCTCCCCCGTGGCGCTGGCGGCCGTACGCCGTGGATCAACACCATCGACTCCAACATTGGCGTGAACTACCGCGTCAGCAAGGACAGCGTGGTGTCGTTCACCCTGGACGTGTTCAACCTCTTCAACTTCCAGGGCGTGAACACGGTCGACCAGACGTACACCCTGCGCGACATCAAGCCCATCCCGGGTGGCACGCCTGCGGACCTGGAGAACCTCCCGGGCCGCGTGGAGTTCCAGGACCAGGCGCCGCGTGACGAGCCCTTCGGCAGTGTCGACGGCGACGTGAACAAGAACTTCAAGAACCCGCTCTCGTACCAGGCGCCCCGTCAGGTCCGCTTCGGCATCCGGTACACGTTCTAATCCCAGGCCCAGTCACGGAATCGGAACATCAGTCACATGACCAAGAACATCGTCAATACTGCGTTGGTTCTCGTGGGCGCGGGAAGCCTGCTGACGGGCTGCAACTTCGAACAACCTGAGACCAACTGCTTCGTGCAGGAGTCGCCCAGCTGGGCGGTGAAGTACGACGTCGTGGATTCCCCCAAGGACGCGAATGGCGACGAGTGCACCACGACTGCGCCGCTCGTGGAGTTGATGGGTGTCTACAAGTACGTGAACCCGGAGACGGGGGCCGCGCAGCTCGCACTTCGTCCCGCGACTCTGGCGAGCCGCGCGATTGCTGACACGACGACCACGTCGGCGGATCAGACTTCGCTCGGTTCTCTGGACACCGAACCCAAGGACCATGGCTTCTGCCACGCGAACGACTTCGCTCCTGCGTTCGTCAACGTGGCGGCCTCGGATACTGCGGCGGCGAACACCATCCGCTACGAGTTCACTAATGTTCGCGTGTACTCGGCGGCTGTGGCGCCGGGAACCCAGTTCACGGGCGAGCTCAAGTACACCAGCAATGGTTGCACTTCGTCCTACGTGATGCGCGCTGTGTGGCCGCCCGCACCGTGCGATACCGCCTCGACGGAGCCCGCAGAGAACTGCGGTGTGGGGTCCGGCCTGAACCCGGAATTCGCCGTGGTGTGCCAGCCGACCAGCGCGACTGGAACCACGGGCTACTGCGTGCCGGCGGGTGACATCCCGTCGTTCAAGTAGTCGAACAAGTCGTCTGCTGAACCGCGCCACCCCACCTGGGTGGCGCACCTCGGCCCCGGCGGTCTCTCCCCACATGGGAGTGGCTGACCGGGGCCGCGGTGTTTAAAAGGCTGGACCTGTACTGGAGACACATGGAGGGCCGTTACTCACTCATCGAGCGCGTTCGCAGCTTGCTAGCGGACGAACAGGGCACGCTGCACAAGGCGGCGCCCTACCGGGTGGCCCTCTGCTACCCCAGCCCCTACCACGTGGGCATGAGCTCGCTCGGCTACCAGGCCATCTACCGTGAAATCCACGAGCATCCTGGCGCGACGGCCGAGCGCGTCTTCCTTCCGGATGACGTGGACGCCTTCAAGCGCACCCGGACGCCGCTCTTCACCTGGGAGTCCCAGGTCCCTGTCGCCGACTTCGACATGCTGGCCTTCTCCGTGGCCTATGAGCTGGAGCTGACGGGGCTCTTCTCCATGTTGGAGCTGACGGGCATCCCGCTCCTGGCGGAGGAGCGCCAGGATGGCCGCTATCCGCTCGTGGTGGGCGGCGGGCCGTTGACGTTCTCCAACCCGGATCCGCTGGAGCCCTTCGTGGACGTGCTCGTCCAGGGCGAGGCGGAGGATTTGATCCACCTGCTGGTGGAGGCCGCGGCGACCATGGAGCGCGAGGCCCTCCTGGCGCACCTGGCGCGCATCCCGGGCTTCCGCGTGCCCGGGCGGGGCGGAGCGCGGTACCACGTGGCCAAGGCCACGGATTCACGGCTGCCTGCTCGGTCGCAAATCGTGACACCGAACACCGAGCTGCGCTCGATGTTCCTCATCGAGCCGGAGCGGGGCTGCTCCCGGGGCTGCCATTACTGCGTCATGCGGCGCACCACGAACGGGGGCATGCGCACGGTGCCGCCGGAGCGGATCCTGTCCCTGATTCCGGAGCATGCCCGCCGGGTGGGGCTGGTGGGCGCGGCGGTGACGGACCATCCGCGCATCGTCGAGTTGCTCCGGACGATTGTGGAGTCCGGCCGTGAGGTGGGGGTGTCCTCCCTGCGCGCGGACCGGCTGACCCAGGAGCTGGTGGATCAGCTCCGGCGCGGAGGGGCCACCAACCTCACGGTGGCGGCGGACGGTCCGTCACAGCGCCTGCGGGACATGGTGGACCGGAAGCACTCGGAGGAACAGATTGTCCGGGCCGCGACCTTCGCTCGTACGGCGGGGATGAAGCAGCTCAAGGTGTACAACGTCGTGGGTCTGCCGACCGAAGAGGACGCGGACATCGACGAGCTCATCCGCTTCACCAGCGAGCTGTCCCGCATCCTACCGGTGGCGCTGGGCGTGGCGCCTTTCGTGGCCAAGCGCAACACGCCGTTGGATGGCGCTCCCTTCATGGGCATTCGCGAGGTGGAGGGGCGGCTGGAGCGACTGCGCAAGGGGCTCCGGGGGCGCGCCGAGGTGCGCCCGACGTCCGCGCGTTGGGCCTGGGTGGAGTACATGCTGGCCCAGTGCGGTCCGGAGGCGGGGCTGGCGGCCATGGATGCCTGGAAGGCCGGAGGGAACTTCGCGGCCTGGAAGCGGGCCTTCGACGCCCGGGAGTGTGAGCCGTACCTGGCCCGGCGGGTGGAGGACGGTCGGCGCAACCCCGTCCTGTGGCCCACCGTGCCGAGGACCGCGCCCCCGGCGTCCGCCGCCTGACGTGGGATTGCACGTGGTGGTGCACGTCCGCCCCGGCTTCCGCTAGAAGGCCGCTTGGCGCGCCGATGGCCGGCGTCCAGGGCAGCGGAGATCCAGGTGAGCACGCAGCGAGTGGACAAGTCGTGGCAGCAGAAGGGCCTGAAGGAGTACTCGACGGAGGCCCTGCTCGGGACGCTCGGCCATTACGGCATTGCCGTGGGCGAGGACGACTTCCGCAAGCTGGCGGAGACGGCCTTCCCGCTGGGCATTGCCCAGCAGTGGCGGCCGCAGTGGAAGGGCACCGGCCCCTTCAAGGACTTCGCTGTGGCGGCGGCAGTGGAGCTGTGGAGCCGCTGGCTGCCGGACCGCGTGGCGCCCATGGAGATGGCCGACACGCTGGCGAACCTGATGCAGCAACTGTCGTTCCTGTTGGGTGGGCGGCAGGACGCGGCGGTGGACGCCGCCTTCGAGAAGATGAACGCGGTGCGCGCGAAGATGCCGCTCGACGAGAAGGGTGCGCCGCAGGAGCGCTTCATGCGCGAGGCGCTGGCGCCCTTCACGGAGAAGCAGGCCGAAATCTTCGACAGCCTCGCGGAGGCGCTGGCGTCGTCGGGCCACGTGGGCCACGCGGAGTCTTTCGCGGACCTGGAGGAGTTCCTCCTGCCGGACCGCCGTGGAATCTCGCGGGCCATCGTCCGCGCGGCGAAGGGCGAGCTGCAGCCCGCCACCGAGGACATGGTGAAGCTCACCGAGGACACCGAGCGCTCCCCCATCGCACGCCTGCTGGCGGTGGACGGCCTCATCCACATCAAGGCGCACGGTCAGGCGGCGGCCGCGGCCCGCACGCTGCTCGCGGCGGCGGAGAATGGCGGTGACCTGCACCTCGCGCTGGACCTCGTCCCCCGCCTGGAGCACGTCTACAAGGCGCAGAACGACCGCGAGTCGCTGCTGGAGCTGATGGGCATCTCCGAGCGCCTGGAGGCGGCCCACGACAAGATTCACCCCGGCCACCGCCGTCACCGTCACTGAGGCACGCGCGTGACAGGGGGCCTGCGTGGCCTCCTGTCACAGCCCGTGGGAAGAGGGGCCCGTCCGCGGCTCCGCGCCCAGGAAAGAGGGTGCCAGGGAGCCGCGCTTCCACCCCTTCGTCCTAGCCGTTCGACTCCTGTCCCTGAGGAGATTCGGAGGTGGGCGGCACCTCTTCCTCCACGTCCTTCGCGCCACCCCGGCGCTTCAGCGGAACGCGAAGCACGCCGGGGACACCTTCCGCCACGTCTCGCACGGAAACCACGGCGCCCACGGTGGTGTAGCGGATGGCGCCCGTCTGCGTGAAGGCGTGCTTGAGCGGGTACTCCTTCGCCCGGGGAAGGAACCACTCGCGCGCCGCCTTCATGGGCACGACGTGCAGCTCTCCCTGCGAGAGGAAGACGTACACCAGCAGGTCCGCACCGCTGTAGAGGAAGCAGCCCGGGGTGTCCTTCTCCAGGTTGGACACCAACTCGAAGAAGTAGCGGCGGCGGGTGGCGTTGCGGTCGCCCTTCACCTCGATGCCGCGCACCTCTCCCGAGGGGAGCTCCCAGAGCAGGTCCACACCCCGGTGCTGGAAGCGCGGGTCCAACTGCACGTCATGCACGCGCGAGCCCGGCTCCGTCTCCAACATCCATGCGCGGGCGTGCTGCACGGCGCGGTCCGCCGCGCTCTGCACGCCGCGCATGCTGAAGCTTCGTGCCATGTCGTCTCAGCGGCGCAGTTCGACGCCCGTGGCCACCAACTGCACCTCACGCGGCTTGCCATCGGCGCCGCGGGGGACGATGGCGCCCTCCGACTCGTAGTGCTGGGCGCGGCTGTCGGTCAGCTCGGCCACCTTCAGCACGCCTTCCACACGCGCCTGCGCGCCCGCGGAGTCCAGGGGGACGAAGAAGCCGTAGTCCTTGAACGTCACGCGCACGCCCGGGCCCTTGTC from Myxococcus xanthus includes:
- a CDS encoding ExbD/TolR family protein; translated protein: MAGRKQRQWVKPQAQPNSEINVTPLVDVVLVLLIIFMVVTPLLEKDIVVRVPDTEVDQEPTPPDPNDQQLVVQLDKDGGYSINTEKIAPADYVTRLKRMLAAKKADDKVVFFMADDATNYGRLITALDGAKTAGAKVLGMATELPQNAIIQGTSVDTPTPPPAPTP
- a CDS encoding ExbD/TolR family protein, with protein sequence MGMSAGPKGSVKSDINVTPLVDVVLVLLIIFMVVTPMLQRGKSVELPKATEIEKEGKGKEADPLILSITPDKKVFVENDQVDEKGLQEKLTAEIEKDPGKKILLKGDNALSVGDVRKVLDVARKSKAKQISLGVEEKK
- a CDS encoding MotA/TolQ/ExbB proton channel family protein; amino-acid sequence: MQFTLAEIWDHTGLFARMIIFTLGIMSIASLVVLAERMIVFRKTRSDSRNFAAKMGAILAKGDLNTAANTNLGKDVGHLGRVINSGLTAYRISPNNKDVAVESVARALERQAQREVQSMKRGLGLLATVGSTAPFVGLLGTTMGIVNAFQLMAQAGSGGLGTISAGIAEALITTAFGLLVAIPAVMAYNFLQGWVDARSVDISESSNEFLDVVARHLGGGAQSSNAA
- a CDS encoding energy transducer TonB; translated protein: MFDSVLDRGQGPKSRFGVGATVSVILHVALFGLSIWLSTRPPVEEEKEIEVTLKATMAPPPPPPPPPPPPASSSKPKTQPKKPKKPDAIVQPKEIPKEVPKEVEPSEEPPAEEEASEEVVEGGVEGGVVGGVVGGVVGGVIGGVVGGQLGGTGTDVLPFGAGMTRPEKLSGPQPEYSREALEARVQGTMIVKCIVTVEGRVENCRIIKPLPHMDRAVLDALASSRYKPVTFQGRPVQVDYTFTLNFKLPR
- a CDS encoding TonB-dependent receptor, which gives rise to MHLNRVLRETGVVVAAGLLYGSAAFAQSSTIIGTVIDAQSRQPAADVVVTATSPNLQGEQTVVTDAQGNYRIPQLPPGDYTLRFEKEQFKPYARSAIQLRLNRTIRVNVELLPEALGEVVEIVGAPPTIDVGSTTMGVNVDQEFIKRIAVARPGGKGGATRSFESLAELAPGAQNDNYGVSINGSTSPENGYVVDGLSTNDPAFGVNASPLSIEFVQDVNIITGGYMPEFGRSTGGVINAVTRSGSNEFHGSVFANWTPGTLEGTRKQIREEGTVITGQNQLQNLGDFGATLGGPILKDKLWFFAGFAPSFTRYQHTRTLNALRVDDEGNTIKDETDFTVADAIPGSARKYYADSRTIQYMGKLTYLINQDHNVSFALNGTPTSTGGLGKLSVNPQSGGLPGVLATRPGDFGLTETKANTTSLALKYAGAFADKKVLVDANLGWFHQTASTLPGDGSNLGDRTGLAGYSRMVYTTPRALTLFEALPEGQEGACGSTPEEQLLRCPVTGYGVGGPGFMSDQTLDRYQANAKATYLLNALGTHVFKAGVDVELLSFDQVKAYGGGVFFQEGSNYGVAGQGPAVHDARRYGYQTGPDSAVTQFTQVAKTTSTTVGGFLQDSWSIANRVTLNLGVRYDVQALYGGNGDLSLLLGNQWSPRIGAIVDPFANGRAKVFVNFARYYEQVPLNLMDRAFPGENRISARRSLAEPGQGTATSCDPSSFESQQATCNTDSNLLAIPESSRNVNRFYTGGTVGGTPVDPDIKAQSSDEIVVGAEYEVLANTRLGASYTHKDMNSVIEDMSRDDGNTYFLGNPGSGFAGEFPTPVRNYDNVTVYLNRTFADGWLAQANYTWSRLYGNYPGLFRPETGQLDPNILSDFDLIELLENRTGLLPFDRTHQIKVFGAKEFNISNALSASVGVSYRGSSGTPINYWGSHWAYLQDESFVLPRGAGGRTPWINTIDSNIGVNYRVSKDSVVSFTLDVFNLFNFQGVNTVDQTYTLRDIKPIPGGTPADLENLPGRVEFQDQAPRDEPFGSVDGDVNKNFKNPLSYQAPRQVRFGIRYTF
- a CDS encoding radical SAM protein, which encodes MEGRYSLIERVRSLLADEQGTLHKAAPYRVALCYPSPYHVGMSSLGYQAIYREIHEHPGATAERVFLPDDVDAFKRTRTPLFTWESQVPVADFDMLAFSVAYELELTGLFSMLELTGIPLLAEERQDGRYPLVVGGGPLTFSNPDPLEPFVDVLVQGEAEDLIHLLVEAAATMEREALLAHLARIPGFRVPGRGGARYHVAKATDSRLPARSQIVTPNTELRSMFLIEPERGCSRGCHYCVMRRTTNGGMRTVPPERILSLIPEHARRVGLVGAAVTDHPRIVELLRTIVESGREVGVSSLRADRLTQELVDQLRRGGATNLTVAADGPSQRLRDMVDRKHSEEQIVRAATFARTAGMKQLKVYNVVGLPTEEDADIDELIRFTSELSRILPVALGVAPFVAKRNTPLDGAPFMGIREVEGRLERLRKGLRGRAEVRPTSARWAWVEYMLAQCGPEAGLAAMDAWKAGGNFAAWKRAFDARECEPYLARRVEDGRRNPVLWPTVPRTAPPASAA